Proteins from one uncultured Cohaesibacter sp. genomic window:
- a CDS encoding SUMF1/EgtB/PvdO family nonheme iron enzyme: MAIRYSRFFRRAIAGLSLFLFSAGATLAQEAWDANYYNPAGDPDVLLLPIPCGGKIALKKVVTITEDPSSPVGPLSDQRIVIGRDAGRTRGYIEENHHEYISGTLMDDETHERYYLIGAYEVTQGQYDAVMKGPDACPRRMSRKLNLPVTNVSWYDAIDFTRKLNIWLYSNPSSMMATLSQIGAANGFARLPSEVEWEFAARGGSAVPAAVRNEPVFFNEGTIDDYAWYNGAMSSSGKAKPVGKKKPNPLGLYDVYGNAAEIVQDSFRMTRSDRLHGAIGGFVVRGGSFLDSPDLITSARRDENPFFDAQVGGEFKRRSMGFRIAVSTSSIPRDVSEVPRLETAFEETQRQVDGPLDEQPLQQMQAVADQVQNAELQTKIRDLQSQLQDEFARRNELKARNVRVMLSNGGLQAMEVFLSARAIKKFKAAYKQAKLTNTHPEFYAPRIEAEYNHYTLISNAYYETVDTLADYAAPEIRTQSGVVKQALSQRNDTDMIRFVEALETSIDKFRNARNQHSVLHFLDEIPTPSID, translated from the coding sequence GTGGCTATTAGATATTCTCGTTTTTTCAGGCGGGCCATCGCTGGCCTGTCCCTATTTCTATTTTCCGCTGGTGCGACTTTGGCGCAGGAGGCGTGGGACGCCAACTATTACAATCCGGCCGGTGATCCCGATGTCCTGCTGCTGCCTATTCCATGCGGGGGCAAGATTGCGCTCAAAAAGGTGGTGACCATCACCGAAGATCCTAGCTCACCGGTCGGCCCCTTGAGTGACCAACGCATCGTGATCGGTCGCGATGCCGGACGGACGCGAGGCTATATCGAGGAAAATCACCACGAATATATCTCCGGCACCCTCATGGATGACGAAACCCATGAGCGCTATTATCTGATCGGGGCTTATGAGGTGACGCAGGGTCAATATGATGCCGTGATGAAAGGGCCCGATGCCTGCCCCAGACGAATGAGCCGCAAACTCAATCTGCCCGTTACCAATGTCAGCTGGTATGACGCGATTGATTTCACCAGAAAGCTCAATATCTGGCTCTACAGCAATCCTTCCAGCATGATGGCAACTCTCTCCCAGATTGGGGCGGCCAATGGCTTTGCTCGTCTGCCAAGCGAGGTGGAGTGGGAATTTGCGGCCAGAGGTGGCAGTGCGGTTCCTGCTGCGGTGCGCAATGAGCCGGTCTTCTTCAACGAAGGCACCATCGACGATTATGCCTGGTATAATGGTGCCATGTCCTCCTCGGGCAAGGCCAAGCCGGTTGGCAAGAAAAAGCCAAATCCGCTGGGGCTCTATGACGTCTACGGCAATGCTGCCGAAATCGTGCAGGATTCCTTCCGCATGACGCGCTCGGATCGCCTGCATGGGGCGATTGGTGGCTTTGTGGTGCGCGGCGGTTCTTTTCTTGATAGTCCCGATCTGATCACCTCGGCGCGGCGCGATGAAAATCCCTTCTTCGATGCGCAGGTGGGAGGCGAGTTCAAGCGCCGCTCGATGGGCTTCCGCATTGCTGTCAGCACCTCGTCCATCCCACGTGATGTTTCCGAGGTGCCGCGTCTGGAGACGGCCTTTGAAGAAACACAACGTCAGGTGGATGGCCCTCTAGACGAGCAGCCACTCCAGCAGATGCAGGCCGTGGCCGATCAGGTTCAGAATGCAGAATTGCAAACCAAGATCAGGGACCTGCAGAGCCAATTGCAAGACGAGTTTGCCCGCCGCAACGAGTTGAAGGCCCGCAATGTGCGCGTCATGCTGTCCAATGGCGGCTTGCAGGCGATGGAGGTGTTCCTCAGTGCCCGGGCGATCAAGAAATTCAAGGCCGCCTACAAACAGGCCAAGCTGACCAATACTCACCCCGAATTCTACGCCCCACGCATCGAGGCGGAATATAACCATTACACGCTGATTTCAAACGCCTATTACGAAACGGTGGACACGCTGGCCGACTATGCTGCGCCGGAGATCCGCACACAGTCGGGCGTCGTCAAGCAGGCGCTTTCCCAACGCAACGACACAGACATGATCCGCTTTGTCGAGGCTCTGGAAACCTCCATTGATAAATTCCGGAACGCGCGCAACCAGCACAGCGTGCTGCATTTCCTCGATGAAATTCCAACCCCATCCATTGATTGA
- a CDS encoding VWA domain-containing protein, with translation MKGFRLAVLVILWVGFMGLVALLAGLSLKACGVRFLGYELSWCAASHRPDLSRLNALQRELHSLIEMNGQMGAQCGPVTRVPRSGATPSPVPAQPGALGIGAAGGHGAVGAVGEGGAGPLDAGPPLPSADPASGVTGPTEGEVSPAPMPTAETDIDSDMPEADVDADAEGEMPSAKGVMPLPEPAPHRLDASGDGAGGAGAAASGGDGGAGAEGAGVGGGAGEGAGIPPAGAGGAGGTPPSGGGNGGAAAAAANPPPAGSQSPETPQRCADGKPKLDYVVLALDHSKSMGLPVNMDSALATELENTIEAGGPGAWQASNTYNDYIARPGRKRLDEVKSSVGEVTRRLPPETRIGVVTFAGCNGVVDMGDYDEGRRERLISKIEKLQTKPATPAADALKIAMDKVARVPGGRVIFVSDGKDTCDADPCAVAKRSSGVQVDVISLGGGQALSCVARATGGKLVEPAKEAQSLQQILVELGLNGARGGC, from the coding sequence ATGAAGGGCTTTCGTCTGGCTGTTCTGGTCATTTTGTGGGTGGGGTTCATGGGGCTGGTTGCGCTGCTGGCGGGCTTATCGCTCAAGGCCTGTGGCGTCCGGTTTCTGGGCTACGAACTAAGCTGGTGTGCGGCGAGCCACCGGCCTGATCTGTCGCGGCTAAACGCCCTGCAGCGTGAGCTGCACAGCTTGATCGAGATGAACGGCCAGATGGGCGCCCAATGTGGTCCTGTTACGCGCGTGCCTCGGTCCGGGGCGACACCATCGCCCGTTCCTGCGCAGCCGGGTGCTCTGGGGATCGGTGCGGCTGGTGGCCATGGGGCCGTGGGGGCGGTAGGAGAAGGAGGCGCAGGTCCGCTTGATGCCGGTCCCCCTTTGCCTTCGGCTGATCCAGCTTCTGGGGTAACAGGGCCGACGGAAGGGGAGGTCTCTCCGGCTCCCATGCCGACCGCAGAGACGGATATCGACAGCGATATGCCAGAGGCAGACGTAGACGCAGACGCTGAAGGTGAAATGCCTTCGGCCAAGGGCGTCATGCCATTGCCCGAACCCGCACCGCATAGACTGGATGCCAGCGGTGATGGAGCCGGTGGGGCTGGTGCCGCTGCGTCTGGCGGTGATGGAGGAGCTGGCGCAGAAGGTGCCGGAGTAGGTGGCGGCGCAGGCGAAGGAGCAGGAATCCCTCCTGCGGGTGCTGGTGGGGCTGGCGGTACACCTCCCTCTGGCGGTGGCAACGGAGGCGCAGCTGCTGCGGCAGCCAATCCTCCTCCGGCAGGCAGTCAATCGCCAGAAACTCCGCAACGATGCGCCGACGGCAAGCCGAAGCTTGATTATGTGGTGCTGGCCCTTGATCATTCCAAAAGCATGGGGTTGCCAGTCAACATGGACAGCGCATTGGCAACCGAACTTGAAAACACCATCGAGGCAGGCGGTCCCGGCGCTTGGCAAGCCTCCAACACCTATAATGACTATATCGCCCGCCCTGGCCGTAAGAGACTTGACGAGGTCAAATCCTCCGTCGGTGAAGTGACCCGCCGCTTGCCGCCGGAAACCAGAATTGGCGTGGTCACCTTCGCCGGATGCAATGGCGTGGTGGATATGGGGGATTATGATGAGGGAAGGCGCGAGCGCCTGATCAGCAAGATCGAGAAGCTGCAGACCAAACCGGCAACGCCTGCTGCTGATGCCCTCAAGATCGCCATGGACAAGGTTGCCCGTGTGCCTGGAGGGCGGGTGATTTTCGTCAGCGATGGCAAAGATACCTGCGATGCGGACCCATGCGCCGTGGCCAAGCGAAGCTCTGGCGTTCAGGTCGATGTTATCTCTCTTGGTGGTGGACAGGCGCTTTCCTGCGTGGCAAGGGCCACAGGCGGAAAACTGGTCGAGCCAGCCAAGGAAGCACAAAGCTTGCAGCAAATTCTTGTCGAACTGGGGCTCAATGGCGCTCGAGGAGGCTGCTGA
- a CDS encoding VWA domain-containing protein, whose amino-acid sequence MKPLRLIGFVLLWLIFIALVGYLGHLSLKSCGVRILGYQWSWCTEETTPDLTRLNALQDQLHILMQMAGEQQKSCPPPPPEMPVAKAPPPEPEAPEPPSKHCARPEDRSYIVLALDYSGSMAIPADMDSAAVSKIEKQAERGGLLGKAADFIYAQLKKKNGRKRLDDLKESVAQVARQLDAETDIGLVAFSGCDDVADLGNYRHSERSRLIAKTNSLTADQATAAAKALELALQKVKQKGGGRIILVGDGKDTCEGDPCAVARAHPEVEIDVVSLGGGDALACVAKASGGKWIEPEQLGANLQSIMVDLGNNAARALCE is encoded by the coding sequence ATGAAGCCTCTGCGTCTGATCGGATTTGTGTTGTTGTGGCTGATCTTTATCGCGCTGGTGGGCTATCTGGGGCATCTGTCGCTGAAGTCTTGTGGCGTCAGGATTTTGGGCTACCAATGGAGCTGGTGCACAGAAGAGACTACGCCAGATCTCACAAGGCTCAACGCGCTTCAGGATCAGTTGCACATTCTGATGCAGATGGCCGGTGAACAACAGAAGTCCTGTCCTCCGCCCCCGCCAGAGATGCCGGTCGCGAAGGCGCCTCCTCCTGAACCCGAAGCTCCCGAGCCCCCTTCAAAGCACTGCGCCCGTCCCGAAGACCGCAGCTATATTGTTCTTGCGCTTGATTACTCGGGCAGTATGGCGATCCCGGCTGACATGGATAGTGCAGCTGTTTCAAAAATCGAAAAGCAAGCAGAACGTGGCGGACTTTTGGGTAAAGCTGCCGATTTCATATACGCTCAGCTCAAGAAGAAAAATGGGCGAAAGCGACTCGACGACTTAAAAGAGTCTGTTGCACAAGTTGCCCGCCAGTTGGACGCAGAAACGGACATTGGTCTGGTGGCTTTCTCTGGCTGCGATGATGTTGCAGATCTTGGGAACTATCGTCACTCGGAGCGCTCACGGCTTATTGCGAAGACCAACAGTTTGACAGCAGATCAGGCAACAGCTGCGGCCAAGGCACTGGAGCTGGCGCTTCAGAAGGTGAAACAAAAGGGTGGCGGGCGTATCATTCTGGTGGGCGATGGTAAGGATACCTGCGAAGGCGATCCATGCGCCGTGGCGCGTGCGCATCCGGAAGTGGAGATTGATGTGGTGTCCCTTGGTGGAGGCGACGCCCTTGCCTGTGTGGCCAAGGCCTCCGGCGGTAAATGGATCGAGCCTGAGCAGTTGGGTGCTAATCTTCAATCCATCATGGTTGATCTTGGGAACAATGCTGCCCGCGCTCTTTGCGAATGA
- a CDS encoding PQQ-dependent sugar dehydrogenase → MHALPLTGLVALSLLAGTATASAQTFNDAPPNGEGQTPAFEGQTRAPYLDDDVSVKREIIANGLQNPWGMDQLPDGRWIVTERPGRMRIIDAAGSKSHAIDGLPEVDARGQGGLLDVVVKDDFAQTRRVWWSFAEPRGDGLNGTAVATGILSDDDSRMENVEVIFQQNPAWRSTNHYGSRLVFDPSGALFVTTGERYYTESRQLAQDVGTHLGKVLRIDPMGGPAEDNPDLAGGLPEVWSYGHRNIQSAALGPDGHLWTVEHGPKGGDELNRPEAGKNYGWPIISYGENYSGTPVGEGITAKEGMEQPVYYWDPVIAPAGMVFYDGAMFPSFKSDALIGGLASKALVRLKLEDGKVVGEARYLEGRSRVRDVDVDAKDGAIMLLTDANNGALMRVTPE, encoded by the coding sequence ATGCATGCCCTTCCCCTAACCGGCCTTGTTGCCCTTAGCCTGCTTGCGGGCACAGCAACGGCTTCCGCCCAGACCTTCAACGATGCGCCCCCTAATGGCGAAGGACAAACGCCTGCCTTTGAGGGCCAGACCCGCGCGCCTTATCTTGATGATGATGTCTCGGTGAAACGGGAGATCATCGCCAACGGCTTGCAAAATCCGTGGGGAATGGATCAATTGCCGGACGGGCGCTGGATTGTTACCGAGCGCCCCGGTCGCATGCGGATCATTGATGCTGCAGGCAGCAAATCCCATGCAATTGATGGTTTGCCAGAGGTTGACGCGCGCGGTCAGGGCGGGCTGCTGGATGTGGTGGTCAAAGACGATTTCGCACAGACACGTCGCGTCTGGTGGAGCTTTGCCGAACCGCGCGGTGATGGCCTGAATGGAACTGCTGTTGCCACGGGCATTCTTTCCGATGATGACAGCCGCATGGAGAATGTGGAGGTCATCTTTCAGCAAAATCCCGCCTGGCGCTCGACCAATCACTATGGCTCTCGTCTGGTGTTCGATCCGTCCGGCGCCCTATTCGTGACGACAGGCGAACGCTACTACACCGAGTCGCGCCAACTGGCGCAGGATGTTGGCACCCACCTTGGCAAGGTGCTGCGTATCGACCCGATGGGTGGCCCGGCGGAGGACAATCCAGACCTGGCAGGCGGCTTGCCCGAGGTCTGGTCCTATGGCCATCGCAACATTCAGTCTGCCGCACTGGGGCCGGATGGGCATTTATGGACCGTGGAACATGGCCCCAAAGGAGGCGATGAACTGAATAGGCCCGAAGCGGGCAAGAATTATGGCTGGCCGATCATCTCCTACGGAGAGAACTATTCCGGCACGCCTGTGGGAGAAGGCATCACCGCCAAGGAAGGCATGGAGCAACCGGTCTATTATTGGGACCCTGTGATCGCTCCGGCGGGCATGGTCTTTTATGATGGCGCGATGTTCCCTTCTTTCAAGAGTGATGCGCTCATTGGCGGGCTGGCCAGCAAGGCGCTTGTGCGGCTGAAGCTGGAAGACGGCAAGGTCGTGGGCGAAGCGCGCTATCTTGAAGGACGCAGCCGAGTGCGTGACGTGGATGTCGACGCCAAAGATGGTGCCATCATGCTTTTGACAGATGCAAATAACGGAGCCTTGATGCGGGTTACCCCGGAGTAA
- the gudD gene encoding glucarate dehydratase, translating into MVAPDRFGTGSPKVTSMRVVPVAGQDSMLLNLSGAHAPYFTRNVVLLEDETGRIGLGEVPGGEKIRQTLEDAAPLVVGQPIARMNTILKSMNETFASRDKGGRGTQTFDLRITIHALTAVEAALLDLMGQFLDMPVAALLGEGQQRDTVRMLGYLFYVADRNKTNLPYRAELDAKDDWLRLRNEEAMTPEAVVRLAEAAYERYGFEDFKLKGGVFAGEEEMLAAAALKQRFPKGRISIDPNGAWSLKEAIALCKGQDHILAYAEDPCGAEEGYSGREIMSEFRRATGLQTATNMVATDWRQMGHSVMLQSVDIPLADPHFWTMQGTVRVAQMCRDWGLIWGSHSNNHFDISLAMFTHAAAAAPGRITPIDTHWIWQDGQRLTKEPLLIKGGEIAVPERPGLGIEADIDAIMAAHDLYKKKGLGARDDALGMQFLIPNWTFDNKRPCLVR; encoded by the coding sequence ATGGTAGCGCCAGATAGATTCGGGACAGGATCACCGAAAGTCACGTCCATGCGCGTCGTGCCCGTTGCGGGGCAAGACAGCATGTTGCTGAACCTGAGCGGAGCCCACGCACCCTATTTCACGCGCAATGTTGTTCTGCTGGAAGATGAAACCGGAAGGATCGGGCTGGGCGAAGTGCCCGGTGGTGAGAAGATCCGCCAGACGCTGGAAGACGCAGCCCCGCTCGTTGTAGGGCAGCCGATTGCGCGCATGAATACCATCCTGAAGAGCATGAACGAGACGTTTGCCAGCCGAGACAAAGGCGGTCGTGGCACCCAAACCTTCGATCTGCGCATCACCATCCATGCGCTCACGGCAGTGGAAGCTGCCCTTTTGGATCTGATGGGGCAGTTTCTGGATATGCCGGTGGCCGCTCTTTTGGGCGAAGGTCAACAGCGCGACACAGTACGCATGCTGGGCTATCTCTTCTATGTTGCCGACCGAAACAAGACCAACCTGCCCTATCGCGCCGAGCTTGACGCCAAGGATGATTGGCTGCGCCTGCGCAATGAGGAAGCCATGACACCTGAGGCAGTCGTGCGTCTGGCCGAAGCAGCCTATGAACGTTATGGCTTTGAAGATTTCAAACTCAAAGGCGGCGTGTTTGCCGGTGAAGAGGAAATGCTGGCTGCGGCCGCCCTCAAACAGCGTTTCCCGAAAGGGCGCATCTCCATTGATCCAAACGGAGCGTGGTCCCTAAAAGAAGCCATCGCCCTTTGCAAGGGGCAGGATCATATTCTGGCCTATGCGGAAGATCCGTGCGGGGCAGAGGAAGGCTATTCGGGCCGGGAGATCATGTCTGAGTTCCGCCGTGCCACAGGTCTTCAGACAGCCACCAACATGGTAGCCACCGACTGGCGACAGATGGGCCATTCGGTCATGTTGCAATCGGTGGATATTCCCTTGGCTGACCCGCATTTCTGGACCATGCAGGGCACTGTGCGGGTGGCACAGATGTGCCGCGACTGGGGCCTTATCTGGGGCTCTCACTCCAACAACCATTTCGACATATCGCTGGCAATGTTCACTCATGCAGCTGCAGCGGCACCGGGACGCATCACACCGATCGACACCCATTGGATCTGGCAGGATGGCCAACGCCTGACCAAGGAGCCACTGCTGATCAAGGGCGGCGAGATCGCCGTGCCAGAGCGCCCCGGCCTTGGCATCGAAGCGGATATCGACGCCATCATGGCTGCCCATGACCTTTACAAGAAGAAGGGGCTTGGCGCGCGTGATGATGCTCTGGGGATGCAGTTTCTCATTCCAAACTGGACCTTTGACAATAAACGCCCGTGCCTCGTGCGCTAA
- a CDS encoding ABC transporter substrate-binding protein — protein sequence MKFLKSGLAVAMAAFMGLAASQASAADVELAKNLRIVIGSKSTGGDTYQNSAIVAQALADKLGINVKVDAVGSSAAFKTLRRISNGSTIMIFHDQSYLGYLYGVKGYFNIFEDFTVGPTVAINPGNSYLVPKSSPYQTIEDIIQACANDKKIRVAIQPGGVSEIGFSALKNAIKLRYPGKEANLVAVNTGSQSDKNQLLFDGQADLINGSVQANEQYTQLPAEDQKAMRFVWLTARPETIKQTKPEGFGDTSQEHLLDFVSPKASVTQDGEKDFTFDKEFFFIYNKKMDPAIVDALDEALGEIYAEGKIQETQKKSFFIPNFKPSAEAAAYLKDKMGQYEVIIDSIK from the coding sequence ATGAAGTTTCTGAAAAGCGGGCTGGCTGTCGCAATGGCTGCCTTCATGGGCTTGGCTGCTTCGCAGGCCAGCGCTGCGGATGTCGAGCTTGCCAAGAATTTGCGCATTGTCATCGGTTCCAAATCTACCGGTGGTGACACCTATCAGAACTCGGCCATCGTAGCGCAGGCTCTGGCCGACAAGCTTGGCATCAACGTCAAGGTCGATGCTGTTGGCTCAAGTGCAGCCTTCAAGACGCTACGCCGCATTTCCAACGGCAGCACGATCATGATTTTCCATGATCAGTCCTATCTGGGCTACCTCTATGGCGTAAAAGGTTATTTCAACATCTTCGAAGATTTCACCGTAGGCCCGACTGTCGCCATCAATCCGGGCAACTCCTATCTGGTTCCCAAGAGCTCTCCATATCAGACGATTGAAGACATCATTCAGGCTTGCGCAAACGACAAGAAGATCCGTGTTGCCATTCAGCCAGGTGGTGTGTCGGAAATCGGTTTCTCGGCTTTGAAAAACGCCATCAAGCTGCGCTATCCGGGTAAGGAAGCCAATCTGGTTGCCGTCAATACCGGCTCTCAGTCTGACAAAAACCAGCTGCTGTTTGATGGTCAGGCTGACCTGATCAACGGCTCGGTTCAGGCCAACGAACAATATACCCAATTGCCCGCAGAAGATCAGAAAGCCATGCGCTTTGTATGGCTGACCGCACGCCCGGAAACCATTAAGCAGACCAAACCGGAAGGTTTTGGCGATACCTCTCAGGAGCACCTGCTTGACTTCGTATCCCCGAAAGCATCTGTAACGCAGGATGGCGAAAAGGACTTCACGTTCGATAAGGAATTCTTCTTCATCTACAACAAGAAGATGGATCCTGCGATTGTCGACGCTCTGGATGAAGCGCTTGGCGAAATCTACGCAGAAGGCAAAATTCAGGAAACCCAGAAGAAATCCTTCTTCATTCCTAACTTCAAACCATCTGCTGAAGCTGCTGCTTATCTGAAAGACAAGATGGGTCAGTATGAAGTGATCATCGATAGCATCAAATAG
- a CDS encoding tripartite tricarboxylate transporter TctB family protein, whose translation MADGSSLFKVSIDFDQSHLFFPNIIHWILLILALLIALTEGPKVLRKMRARAEENKGPEASGGEDQTRKIDWLRLLGMLVLTILYFYVMEPVGEVFPNTGLGFLLTSIPFMFLLSTLFVHAPGRREFITITLSSIISPTVAWYVLAQMFNITLP comes from the coding sequence ATGGCAGATGGTAGTTCTCTTTTTAAGGTGTCGATCGACTTCGATCAGTCGCACCTGTTCTTTCCCAATATCATTCACTGGATCCTTCTGATCCTTGCCCTGCTGATCGCCTTGACCGAAGGACCGAAAGTTCTTCGTAAGATGCGCGCGCGGGCAGAGGAAAATAAAGGACCTGAAGCTTCGGGCGGGGAAGACCAAACACGCAAGATAGACTGGCTGCGCCTTCTGGGCATGCTGGTACTGACCATCCTCTATTTTTACGTGATGGAACCGGTTGGCGAAGTTTTTCCCAACACGGGCCTTGGCTTTCTGCTGACATCCATTCCATTCATGTTTCTGCTCTCGACCTTGTTTGTGCATGCGCCGGGACGTCGCGAATTCATAACCATCACGCTCAGTTCGATCATCTCGCCCACTGTCGCCTGGTATGTGCTGGCGCAGATGTTCAACATCACGCTGCCCTGA
- a CDS encoding tripartite tricarboxylate transporter permease: protein MEFLSYLSPMFFALVGFGVIVGIIFGAIPGMTATMAVAVCLPMTYALDLINGLALLLGLYVGGISGGLVPAILLKIPGTPSSITTTFDGYPMTQKGEGERALKTGITASLFGGIFSAVILFLFAPSLADFAIKFSYVEKFLIILFALTVIASLSRNLLLGIFSGVLGVWFSLIGSYDISYGGNGEYRLMTDAMVPYLESGFSLLPVLIGLFGLGTIMQEAEKGIREEVGKGKKLDLNGGTPFSFKVFKGEMVNLIRSSSLGTFVGMLPGVGGSAASVLSYTQQKNFSKHPEKLGKGAPEGVIASEAANNGLTGGALIPLLSLGIPGDSTTAVLIGAFTLQGIQLGPLFIGNNLDTWNTMMVALLFANLVMFFVMFFAIRTIVKVITIPKYLLYPGIIMMCVVGAYAINFGIMFDVWTLLFFGLFGYLGQKIGLEVAPFIIGFILGKQAEVYFVKSLESFGSLTIFFTKSPIAMVLWVLILISVVFSIYGMIKQKKNNNKHA, encoded by the coding sequence ATGGAATTCTTAAGTTATCTATCGCCCATGTTTTTCGCTCTGGTGGGTTTCGGCGTGATCGTTGGAATCATCTTTGGCGCCATTCCCGGCATGACCGCGACCATGGCCGTGGCCGTGTGTCTGCCCATGACCTATGCGCTCGACCTGATCAATGGGCTGGCCTTGCTGCTGGGGCTCTACGTGGGCGGCATTTCGGGTGGGCTCGTTCCGGCCATTCTGCTGAAAATCCCCGGCACTCCCTCCTCGATAACCACCACGTTTGATGGCTATCCGATGACGCAAAAGGGGGAAGGGGAGCGCGCCCTTAAAACCGGCATCACGGCATCACTGTTTGGTGGTATCTTCAGTGCGGTCATTCTGTTTCTGTTCGCACCCAGTCTGGCTGACTTTGCGATCAAATTCTCCTATGTCGAGAAATTCCTGATCATTCTGTTTGCGCTGACGGTGATTGCGTCTCTGTCGCGCAACCTGCTGCTGGGCATCTTCAGCGGTGTACTGGGCGTCTGGTTCAGTCTGATCGGGTCCTATGACATTTCCTATGGCGGCAATGGCGAATATCGTCTGATGACAGACGCCATGGTGCCCTATCTGGAGAGTGGCTTTTCGCTCCTGCCTGTTCTGATCGGGCTGTTCGGGCTTGGAACCATTATGCAAGAGGCCGAAAAAGGCATTCGGGAAGAGGTCGGCAAGGGCAAGAAGCTCGATCTGAATGGTGGCACTCCCTTTAGCTTCAAGGTTTTCAAGGGGGAGATGGTCAATCTGATCCGCTCGAGCAGTCTTGGCACATTCGTTGGCATGTTGCCCGGTGTGGGCGGTAGTGCGGCGTCGGTTCTGTCCTATACGCAGCAGAAGAACTTCTCCAAACATCCAGAGAAGCTGGGTAAGGGCGCGCCGGAAGGTGTTATCGCATCAGAGGCGGCCAACAATGGCCTCACCGGTGGGGCATTAATCCCGCTGCTTTCGCTGGGCATACCCGGCGATTCAACAACGGCCGTGCTCATCGGAGCCTTTACGTTGCAGGGTATCCAGTTGGGGCCGCTCTTCATCGGTAACAATCTGGACACATGGAACACCATGATGGTGGCGCTGCTGTTCGCAAACCTTGTCATGTTCTTTGTGATGTTCTTTGCCATCCGCACCATCGTCAAGGTGATCACCATCCCGAAATATCTGCTCTATCCCGGCATCATCATGATGTGCGTGGTCGGGGCCTATGCGATCAACTTCGGCATTATGTTTGATGTCTGGACGCTGCTGTTCTTTGGCCTGTTCGGATATCTGGGGCAGAAGATCGGGCTTGAGGTTGCGCCTTTCATCATCGGCTTCATTCTGGGCAAGCAGGCCGAGGTCTATTTCGTCAAGAGCCTGGAATCCTTCGGTTCCTTGACGATCTTCTTCACCAAAAGTCCGATCGCCATGGTCCTTTGGGTGCTGATCCTGATATCAGTTGTCTTCTCGATCTACGGCATGATCAAGCAGAAGAAAAACAACAACAAACATGCGTGA